The following coding sequences lie in one Palaemon carinicauda isolate YSFRI2023 chromosome 7, ASM3689809v2, whole genome shotgun sequence genomic window:
- the LOC137644213 gene encoding acrosomal protein SP-10-like, which produces MSGTQLSGTQMSGTQQSGTQLSGTQMSGTQLSGTQLSGTQLSGMQMSGTQLFTTQLSGMQTSGTQLSGTQWSGDAIVRDATVREANVRDITVRDTSVQNTTVRDTTVRDTTVRDANVRDTTVQNTTVRDANVWDTTVRDANVRDTTVLPPI; this is translated from the coding sequence atgtctgggacacaactgtccgggacgcaaatgtccgggacacaACAGTCTGGGACACAACTGtctgggacgcaaatgtccgggacacaactgtctgggacgcaattgtccgggacacaactgtccgggatgcAAATGTCCGGGACACAGCTGTTCACAACACAACTGTCCGGGATGCAAacgtccgggacacaactgtctggGACACAATGGTCCGGGGAtgcaattgtccgggacgcaacTGTCCGGGAAGCAAATGTCCGGGACATAACTGTCCGGGACACATCTGTACAGAACACAACTGTCCGGGATACaactgtccgggacacaactgtccgggacgcaaatgtccgggacacaactgttcagaacacaactgtccgggacgcaaatgtctgggacacaactgtccgggacgcaaatgtccgggacacaactgtcctaCCACCAATTTGA